In one Pirellulales bacterium genomic region, the following are encoded:
- a CDS encoding glycosyltransferase: MLDLSIVLPFANDAARLARRVPELVGAMYRHGNSFEIVAVDAGSTPAEYDATRVILRDVPQARLLRLAPCGGLDAALTMALSALAGEAVVVMPADLRYVADDITLLTERLARCDLVFARRRQSRAKRYVRGVWQAPRRWLCGTLAHDPTSGFWAARREAVSGLQLFLGQSRYVAEIVASRGFRVGEVYVEYRADEPASRIARPLPGPLCLLATAWQMRHVVDATGSDVELLDAPQVSAWRVNKSPSALRRLDGHHAPAAGALHPHSHL, encoded by the coding sequence ATGCTCGATCTGTCGATCGTACTACCGTTTGCCAACGACGCCGCGCGGCTTGCGCGGCGCGTGCCCGAGCTGGTTGGAGCGATGTACCGGCACGGCAACAGTTTCGAGATCGTCGCGGTCGACGCCGGCTCGACCCCCGCGGAGTACGATGCGACGCGCGTCATCCTGCGCGATGTACCGCAGGCCCGGCTGCTGCGACTTGCCCCATGCGGCGGCCTCGACGCGGCATTGACGATGGCGCTCTCGGCATTGGCCGGCGAAGCAGTCGTCGTCATGCCGGCCGATCTCCGATACGTGGCCGACGACATCACATTGCTCACCGAGCGTCTGGCGCGTTGCGACCTGGTGTTTGCGCGGCGGCGCCAATCGCGCGCGAAGCGCTATGTGCGCGGGGTGTGGCAAGCGCCGCGACGCTGGCTGTGCGGCACGCTGGCACACGACCCGACGAGCGGCTTTTGGGCCGCTCGGCGCGAGGCGGTCTCGGGCCTGCAACTGTTTCTCGGCCAGTCCCGCTACGTGGCGGAGATCGTCGCCAGCCGCGGCTTTCGCGTCGGCGAGGTCTACGTCGAATACCGCGCGGACGAGCCGGCCTCGCGCATCGCGCGACCGCTGCCTGGGCCGCTGTGCCTGCTGGCAACGGCCTGGCAGATGCGCCATGTAGTCGATGCGACGGGCAGCGACGTCGAGTTGCTCGACGCCCCGCAAGTTTCCGCCTGGCGGGTCAACAAGAGCCCGTCGGCGCTGCGCCGACTCGACGGGCACCATGCGCCCGCGGCCGGTGCGCTCCATCCCCACTCTCATCTGTAA
- the lpxB gene encoding lipid-A-disaccharide synthase encodes MASSSPLVYFSVGEPSGDVHAANLIKALRRECPGLRAVGYGGPKMQAAGCELHEDLTKLAVMWFLRVFWNIRTFLQLLARAEQFFATERPDAVVLVDYPGFNWLIAKRAKRLGIPVFYYSPPQVWAWARWRVKKMRERVDLALSGLPFEVRWLSERGCRVTYVGHPFFDEVRQYPFDEAFCAQQRAGQGPLVVLLPGSRNQELKHNLRWLLSAAERIHAARPDVRFAAACFRDSQAESVRQQADARGLPLEVFHGRTPELIAAAHSCIAVSGSVSLELLHHARPTVVVYWIDALAYFVQTFFRKAKYITLVNLLADEDPLAGRPRDAAPPDALLFPEYLTWQDRSADLARHVLGWLNDPAAHARRVGELEALRDRFGQSGAAVKAARLILASVAAPGPRETLRGPHLRTAGGVVRSP; translated from the coding sequence ATGGCCAGCTCGTCCCCGCTCGTCTACTTCTCGGTGGGCGAACCCAGCGGCGATGTACACGCCGCCAACCTGATCAAGGCCCTGCGCCGCGAGTGCCCTGGTCTGCGAGCGGTCGGCTACGGCGGACCGAAAATGCAGGCCGCCGGCTGCGAGCTGCACGAGGACCTGACGAAACTGGCCGTGATGTGGTTTCTGCGCGTGTTTTGGAACATCCGCACCTTTCTCCAACTCCTGGCCCGGGCCGAGCAGTTCTTCGCCACCGAGCGGCCCGACGCAGTCGTGCTCGTCGACTACCCGGGCTTCAATTGGCTGATTGCCAAGCGTGCCAAGCGGCTCGGCATTCCGGTGTTCTACTATTCGCCCCCACAGGTCTGGGCCTGGGCCCGCTGGCGGGTCAAGAAGATGCGCGAGCGCGTCGATCTCGCCCTCAGCGGGCTGCCCTTCGAGGTGCGATGGTTGTCCGAGCGTGGCTGTCGGGTGACGTACGTGGGCCATCCGTTTTTCGACGAGGTGCGCCAGTACCCGTTCGACGAGGCCTTTTGCGCCCAGCAGCGTGCCGGACAGGGGCCACTGGTGGTGCTCCTCCCCGGCTCGCGAAACCAGGAGCTGAAACACAATCTGCGCTGGTTGCTCTCGGCTGCCGAGCGGATTCACGCGGCGCGACCCGACGTGCGGTTTGCCGCGGCTTGTTTCCGGGACTCGCAGGCCGAATCGGTCCGCCAGCAAGCCGACGCACGCGGGCTGCCACTCGAGGTCTTCCACGGTCGCACGCCCGAGCTGATCGCCGCGGCCCACTCGTGCATCGCCGTGTCGGGCTCGGTATCGCTCGAGCTGCTCCATCACGCCCGGCCGACGGTCGTCGTATATTGGATCGATGCCCTGGCATACTTCGTCCAAACGTTCTTTCGCAAGGCGAAGTACATCACGCTGGTCAATCTGCTGGCCGACGAAGACCCGTTAGCCGGCCGGCCGCGCGACGCCGCACCACCCGACGCGTTGTTATTCCCCGAGTACCTCACATGGCAGGACCGTTCGGCCGATCTGGCCCGACACGTGCTTGGCTGGCTCAACGATCCGGCGGCCCATGCGCGGCGCGTCGGCGAGCTGGAGGCGCTGCGCGATCGTTTTGGCCAGTCCGGTGCCGCGGTCAAAGCGGCCCGGCTCATCCTCGCGTCGGTTGCGGCCCCGGGTCCGCGCGAAACGCTTCGCGGCCCGCACCTCCGCACGGCCGGTGGCGTCGTACGCTCACCGTGA
- a CDS encoding MEDS domain-containing protein — protein MNRPETWATLALLALAALGFACDLGFDPINPDAGLYLPLAREMAQGKALYRELPCDYPPLGPSVLALLGQTTRSSPVHVMGLFIALQGVNAVLLGWLLQRLGHARPLALVGAALWLAWTWACEGSAIVLEPLVNLGLLAAAVATTFAGVSAAVVAGLFAGAALATKQYALLALPGLVGLVMARVHPRNAASSATAPAWARLACFSLGAATPFLLFCLDLQQTPSSLAWHLATFGGRDYGVIGPRTLLQALTNGGPALPLSVVAALALCTAVLRPTARSVAVVLLLIGMTLPLTVRDYPHYVQLAAPWGVVALVEAAALGSQSFAGSTASAGRLLIAGALVWLPVWLAALGAIVPELRERPRDQQRLVAEFVRQKLSAGEPCVIVGAPWLYALAELRAAGDDYRFVSSLTGGSAAEQVRRDGLLARAAAVVSTAPIEGEWPWAPAQPRFSSDNSKLYQVYIYHRAP, from the coding sequence ATGAACCGCCCCGAGACTTGGGCAACGCTGGCCCTGTTGGCATTGGCGGCCCTTGGCTTCGCCTGTGATCTGGGCTTCGACCCGATCAACCCCGACGCGGGCCTCTATCTGCCGCTCGCCCGAGAAATGGCCCAGGGCAAGGCGCTCTATCGAGAACTGCCCTGCGATTACCCGCCGCTTGGCCCCTCGGTCTTGGCACTGCTCGGCCAGACGACTCGATCAAGCCCAGTGCACGTCATGGGCCTGTTCATCGCCTTGCAAGGCGTGAACGCGGTGTTGCTCGGCTGGTTGTTGCAGCGGCTGGGACATGCTCGACCGTTGGCCCTGGTTGGCGCCGCGCTGTGGCTTGCCTGGACTTGGGCCTGCGAGGGCTCGGCCATCGTGCTCGAGCCATTGGTGAATCTCGGCCTGCTCGCCGCGGCCGTCGCGACGACGTTCGCCGGCGTGTCTGCGGCCGTCGTTGCGGGGCTGTTCGCCGGCGCGGCCCTGGCAACCAAGCAGTATGCGCTCTTGGCGCTGCCCGGACTCGTCGGGCTGGTGATGGCCCGAGTGCATCCGCGAAACGCAGCGTCGAGCGCGACCGCCCCCGCATGGGCGCGATTGGCGTGCTTCTCACTCGGAGCGGCCACGCCGTTCCTTTTGTTCTGTCTCGATCTGCAGCAGACGCCCAGCAGCCTGGCCTGGCACCTGGCTACCTTCGGTGGGCGCGATTACGGAGTCATCGGACCGCGCACGCTGTTGCAGGCCCTGACGAACGGCGGGCCGGCGCTGCCGTTGAGCGTTGTGGCCGCTTTGGCCTTATGCACCGCGGTGCTGCGGCCCACGGCGCGCAGCGTGGCGGTCGTGCTGCTGTTGATCGGCATGACCTTGCCTTTGACCGTGCGCGATTATCCCCATTACGTCCAGTTGGCCGCCCCCTGGGGCGTGGTGGCGCTGGTCGAAGCCGCGGCGCTCGGTAGCCAATCGTTCGCCGGCAGCACCGCGTCCGCCGGACGCCTGCTGATCGCCGGCGCGCTGGTTTGGCTGCCGGTGTGGCTCGCCGCGCTCGGAGCGATCGTGCCCGAATTGCGCGAGCGCCCCCGCGATCAACAACGCCTGGTCGCCGAGTTCGTCCGCCAGAAGTTGAGCGCCGGCGAACCGTGCGTCATCGTCGGGGCGCCGTGGTTGTATGCCCTGGCCGAACTCCGGGCCGCGGGCGACGACTATCGCTTCGTAAGCTCGCTCACCGGCGGCTCGGCGGCCGAACAGGTCCGTCGCGACGGTCTATTGGCTCGTGCCGCGGCGGTCGTCTCGACCGCGCCGATCGAGGGCGAATGGCCCTGGGCTCCGGCCCAGCCGCGATTCAGCTCGGACAACTCAAAGCTCTACCAGGTCTATATTTATCATCGAGCGCCTTGA